A stretch of the Leishmania donovani BPK282A1 complete genome, chromosome 21 genome encodes the following:
- a CDS encoding adenylate kinase, putative, with product MSSNDGLSEDTVTYIKDNNIGQLMEYILRCIIADKPTKPLQYVHELTASPLPPRVALAGPPASGKGTQARHICSYYKRTIGKKPVHVSSGDLLRAEVAQGTHLGKIAENFMRRGELVPDSLIISIIRNRLTQEDAVMNGWLLDGFPRTRSQAIALDAAGLCPRIFVVLDTPDDVLFGRVEGRRTDPVTGIIYHLTYNPPPENDTVLLERLQHRDDDTREVLGPRLETYHSMVEGLLDYYGSIMYHVDGNRPEAAITKDITEYLQNHDVA from the coding sequence ATGTCCTCCAACGACGGCCTCTCCGAGGACACGGTCACGTACATCAAGGACAACAACATTGGGCAGCTGATGGAGTACATCTTGCGTTGCATCATCGCCGACAAACCAACCAAGCCGCTCCAATATGTGCATGAGTTGacggcctcgccgctgccaccgcgggTGGCCCTGGCTGGGCCGCCAGCAAGCGGCAAGGgcacgcaggcgcgccaTATCTGCTCCTATTACAAGCGCACGATTGGCAAGAAGCCAGTGCATGTCTCATCGGGCGATCTTCTTCGCGCTGAGGTGGCTCAGGGCACCCACCTGGGCAAGATTGCCGAGAACTTCATGCGGCGCGGTGAGCTCGTGCCGGATAGCCTCATCATCAGCATTATCCGCAACCGACTGACGCAGGAGGACGCGGTGATGAACGGGTGGCTGCTGGACGGCTTCCCGCGCACCCGCTCTCAAGCGATTGCGCTGGACGCCGCAGGCCTGTGCCCCCGCATCTTTGTGGTCCTCGACACCCCAGATGATGTTTTGTTCGGCCGCGTCGAAGGCCGTCGCACCGACCCGGTCACCGGCATCATCTACCACCTCACGTATAACCCGCCGCCGGAGAACGacacggtgctgctcgagcggctgcagcaccgcgacgATGACACCCGCGAGGTGCTTGGCCCTCGTCTGGAGACATACCACTCAATGGTCGAGGGTCTGCTGGACTACTACGGATCCATCATGTATCACGTCGACGGGAACCGACCGGAGGCAGCCATCACAAAGGACATTACCGAGTACCTCCAAAACCACGATGTTGCGTAG